The Raoultibacter phocaeensis genome includes a window with the following:
- a CDS encoding YraN family protein yields MSPTMTMEKERRCAAKDGDRDGFRIPPIERPVCEELDSRGREAAARFLERRGYEVVAKNWTCAAGVADIVAMDGDDCIVFVEVNVGCGAEQGMPREGSGEAERDRRERVAALYLQDSEVVDVLMRFDTVSIDVLSHEKAVIRHHINAFDSCRCCCPMSA; encoded by the coding sequence ATGAGCCCGACGATGACGATGGAGAAGGAGCGGCGATGCGCCGCAAAGGACGGGGATCGGGACGGCTTCCGGATCCCGCCGATCGAGCGCCCCGTCTGCGAGGAGCTCGATTCCCGCGGGCGCGAGGCGGCCGCAAGGTTCTTGGAACGACGCGGCTACGAGGTGGTCGCGAAGAACTGGACGTGCGCGGCGGGCGTTGCCGACATCGTCGCCATGGACGGGGATGATTGCATCGTGTTCGTGGAGGTGAACGTGGGCTGCGGCGCGGAGCAGGGCATGCCGCGAGAAGGAAGCGGCGAGGCCGAGCGCGATCGGAGGGAGAGGGTGGCGGCCCTGTACCTGCAAGATTCCGAGGTCGTCGACGTCCTCATGCGGTTCGACACGGTGTCGATCGACGTCCTCTCCCACGAAAAGGCCGTGATCAGGCACCATATCAACGCCTTCGATTCCTGCCGATGCTGCTGCCCGATGTCAGCGTGA
- a CDS encoding helix-turn-helix domain-containing protein has product MEIGEILESLMRERGMTQAELSRASSVSEALISDYRHGKKKAVSKPTLLKLADALDVTTDRLLGRDGSGTVSYLDERARGLCRGFDRLNEEGKEAVLEMLEFQLGKNARGSARSPETNAGCR; this is encoded by the coding sequence ATGGAGATCGGCGAGATACTCGAGTCGCTCATGCGGGAGCGGGGCATGACCCAGGCGGAGCTGTCTCGGGCGTCGAGCGTGTCGGAGGCATTGATATCCGACTACCGGCACGGTAAGAAGAAGGCCGTCAGCAAGCCGACGCTGCTCAAGCTGGCCGATGCGCTCGACGTGACCACGGACCGCCTGCTGGGAAGGGACGGCTCGGGAACCGTCTCGTACCTGGACGAGAGGGCCCGCGGGCTCTGCCGCGGCTTCGACCGCCTCAACGAGGAGGGCAAGGAGGCCGTCCTGGAGATGCTCGAATTCCAGCTGGGCAAGAACGCGAGGGGCAGCGCGCGCTCGCCAGAAACGAATGCCGGATGTCGCTAG
- a CDS encoding helix-turn-helix domain-containing protein, whose product MYYPNIDYAITLYMKRESITQEAFAGLMGMAPNTFSWKRRGIREWSLTESKALADILGMSLDDLTGRARLGAERPRWLQTEERTGHGIR is encoded by the coding sequence ATGTACTACCCGAACATCGACTACGCCATCACGCTCTACATGAAGAGGGAGTCGATCACCCAGGAGGCGTTCGCCGGGCTGATGGGCATGGCGCCCAACACCTTCTCGTGGAAGAGGCGGGGCATACGCGAATGGAGCCTGACGGAGTCCAAGGCGCTCGCCGACATCCTCGGCATGTCCCTGGACGACCTGACGGGCAGGGCCAGGCTCGGGGCCGAGCGCCCCCGCTGGCTGCAGACGGAGGAAAGGACGGGCCATGGCATCCGTTAA
- a CDS encoding ParA family protein, which yields MKTIAIWNNKGGSGKTTTAYNTAYALGCELGRSVLLVDLDKQASLSHWFEHDPDTGETVADASLVQNRGIANVLVPGECGRRLEMEEAAFPTGWEGWASSLRPRRSPGTAATRSFPTTPGSP from the coding sequence ATGAAGACCATAGCCATATGGAACAACAAGGGAGGGTCGGGCAAGACCACGACCGCCTACAACACGGCCTACGCGCTCGGGTGCGAGCTCGGTCGGAGCGTCCTGCTCGTCGACCTCGACAAGCAGGCGAGCCTGTCGCACTGGTTCGAGCACGATCCCGACACGGGCGAGACCGTCGCGGACGCCTCGCTCGTGCAGAACCGCGGCATCGCGAACGTGCTCGTCCCCGGCGAGTGCGGGCGCAGGCTGGAGATGGAGGAGGCGGCCTTTCCCACGGGCTGGGAGGGGTGGGCATCGTCCCTTCGTCCGAGGCGTTCGCCAGGCACTGCAGCAACGAGAAGCTTCCCAACCACGCCAGGCTCGCCATAG
- a CDS encoding ParA family protein, with protein MGIVPSSEAFARHCSNEKLPNHARLAIALSKMSNRPDYVLIDCPSQIDNEVRNACVAADLVIAPTMFGGDHEERLIKAIMSVREEREDMDMEPCPIKVLAIAVRERTTNDTEGLANLREALGDMMLETYIRDSVKADEAANRKMGVGEAWAANNVAVDYLSLAREIEGEVAR; from the coding sequence GTGGGCATCGTCCCTTCGTCCGAGGCGTTCGCCAGGCACTGCAGCAACGAGAAGCTTCCCAACCACGCCAGGCTCGCCATAGCCCTCTCGAAGATGTCGAACCGGCCCGACTACGTCCTGATCGACTGCCCGTCGCAGATCGACAACGAGGTGCGCAACGCGTGCGTCGCGGCGGACCTCGTGATCGCGCCGACGATGTTCGGGGGCGATCACGAGGAGAGGCTCATCAAGGCCATCATGTCGGTCAGGGAGGAGCGCGAGGACATGGACATGGAGCCGTGCCCCATAAAGGTCCTCGCCATCGCCGTCCGCGAGCGCACCACCAACGACACCGAGGGGCTGGCAAACCTCAGGGAGGCGCTCGGAGACATGATGCTCGAGACGTACATCCGCGACTCGGTCAAGGCGGACGAGGCGGCGAACCGCAAGATGGGCGTCGGCGAGGCGTGGGCCGCCAACAACGTCGCCGTCGACTACCTCAGCCTCGCGAGGGAGATCGAAGGGGAGGTGGCGCGATGA
- a CDS encoding ParB/RepB/Spo0J family partition protein — MTVGGPVNKASSGRLASLRAAADPGAYEVRVVDVDLIDDHPAMEPLDRGNVEWLAGSIEADGLGQLPLVRPKQGGRYEAISGRHRKEAYKLLASQGKSQYRSIPVNVDVRCSDAKARALVAVTNMFRPGETAEERGRRLLVLKEEVAAARAADPDAYRGTTTVEAVAEIVQRQTGRSISPTEVKRSIKAASDAAGRRSQGLSVPLGQVLDSMGLPASVASAAAELDAQGQAALLDALELDPGMSAAAVRRAIRDVRGYSAEDLCAELAKAERALGRAVDIKDAGVACRPEYTAAVRSLVRRLGSTF, encoded by the coding sequence ATGACGGTCGGAGGACCCGTGAACAAGGCCTCCTCGGGCAGGCTCGCGAGCCTGCGCGCGGCGGCGGACCCCGGCGCCTACGAAGTGCGCGTCGTGGACGTCGACCTGATAGACGACCATCCGGCGATGGAGCCGCTCGACCGCGGCAACGTCGAGTGGCTGGCCGGCTCCATCGAGGCCGACGGGCTCGGGCAGCTGCCGCTCGTGCGCCCCAAGCAGGGCGGCCGCTACGAGGCGATATCCGGACGCCACCGCAAGGAGGCGTACAAGCTGCTCGCCTCCCAGGGCAAGTCCCAGTACCGGTCGATCCCCGTGAACGTGGACGTGCGCTGCAGCGACGCCAAGGCGCGCGCCCTCGTCGCCGTCACCAACATGTTCCGCCCGGGGGAGACGGCCGAGGAGCGCGGAAGGCGTCTGCTGGTGCTCAAGGAGGAGGTGGCGGCGGCGCGGGCGGCCGATCCGGACGCGTACCGCGGCACCACCACGGTGGAGGCGGTGGCCGAGATCGTGCAGCGCCAGACCGGCCGGTCGATCTCCCCGACGGAGGTGAAGCGATCCATCAAGGCGGCATCCGACGCCGCGGGAAGGCGCTCCCAAGGGCTCAGCGTGCCGCTCGGGCAGGTCCTGGACTCCATGGGCCTTCCCGCCTCGGTGGCTAGCGCGGCGGCCGAGCTCGACGCGCAGGGGCAGGCGGCGCTCCTCGACGCGCTCGAGCTCGACCCCGGGATGTCGGCAGCCGCCGTCCGCCGGGCGATCAGGGACGTGCGCGGCTACAGCGCGGAGGATCTCTGCGCGGAGCTCGCCAAGGCCGAGCGGGCCCTCGGGCGGGCCGTCGACATCAAGGACGCCGGCGTCGCCTGCAGGCCGGAGTACACGGCCGCCGTCCGCTCGCTCGTCCGCAGGCTCGGATCCACGTTCTAG
- a CDS encoding P-loop NTPase fold protein — protein sequence MNEDSVKTMVRDYLEDTDKYAFMIEGAWGSGKTHFVEHGLRDAAEGYRIVRVSLFGTSSASDLYDRLYLGIINEYASGGEGEGRKAIVAEFARDAGLSFLGGVAKKAKKELGISYEIGTKALAEFLLGSSMLLVFDDLERCLISERELFGIVDSLVNGKSRKVILVSNEAHRESDQDDANSHKALMEKLVWRRCTYEPPMEEIVGNMIGAELSSIDPSAEKVFLKALANAKCTNIRTVKRLRRLMGDLGKTDFFMNPADRSIRMSVFQDVCSFSIRAAEGYFPQPSDVTPADPADIVSSMESAHRADSYRRYESLAFIRAHFEWHQKLDGNQMESCLGSYREAYYPESEKVRDAVEWMDRWKSLMFRNDDVPAMIACFKKAINPQDGSLGLPFERYGELLRIVKSIGEAFPDIHDGSLKDFTQYMKEAIRRNPDKAMASVCSNPFDWQDRRFASPPIPGLEPLEEIDELRDFAMKLSLEDTVDSLNRSLRDDPDSFTMQYYSVLEKERIDIERMAIVLAGVEEAALASAMPSMRPESLRKLHEVFNANGMAGAFASRTLSEGSCKRLSRWAKKLAELTKIESSEEYAVRKYLGYLKNDLYDLAESMHSGTD from the coding sequence ATGAACGAAGATTCCGTAAAGACCATGGTACGAGACTATCTGGAAGACACCGACAAGTACGCTTTCATGATCGAAGGCGCCTGGGGCAGCGGAAAGACTCACTTCGTCGAACATGGCTTGAGAGATGCGGCCGAAGGCTACAGGATTGTCAGGGTCTCTTTGTTTGGAACTAGCTCAGCGAGCGACCTATACGACAGGCTTTATCTAGGCATCATTAACGAGTACGCCAGTGGAGGCGAAGGTGAAGGTCGCAAAGCGATTGTGGCCGAGTTTGCTCGCGATGCAGGTTTGTCTTTTTTGGGAGGAGTAGCAAAAAAAGCCAAGAAGGAATTGGGCATAAGCTATGAAATAGGAACAAAGGCATTGGCGGAGTTTCTACTCGGGTCGTCGATGCTGCTCGTCTTCGACGATCTAGAGAGATGTCTGATTTCCGAACGGGAATTGTTCGGCATCGTGGATTCGTTGGTGAATGGAAAATCCCGAAAAGTTATTCTCGTATCCAATGAGGCTCACAGGGAGTCGGATCAAGATGACGCGAATAGCCACAAAGCCCTGATGGAGAAGTTGGTCTGGAGAAGATGCACGTATGAGCCCCCTATGGAGGAGATCGTTGGCAACATGATCGGCGCGGAGCTCAGCTCGATTGACCCAAGCGCAGAGAAGGTTTTTTTGAAAGCTCTTGCAAATGCGAAATGCACCAATATACGCACTGTAAAACGTCTTCGTCGATTAATGGGTGATTTGGGGAAAACCGACTTTTTCATGAATCCCGCCGACCGGAGCATTCGCATGTCAGTGTTTCAAGATGTATGCTCGTTCTCGATACGCGCAGCGGAGGGATACTTCCCTCAGCCTTCTGACGTTACGCCCGCGGATCCTGCCGACATAGTGTCCTCGATGGAGTCCGCTCATCGAGCAGACTCCTATCGTAGGTACGAGTCCCTCGCTTTCATTCGAGCACATTTCGAGTGGCATCAGAAGTTGGACGGTAACCAGATGGAAAGCTGCCTGGGTTCATATCGGGAAGCATACTACCCGGAAAGCGAAAAGGTTCGCGATGCCGTCGAATGGATGGACCGATGGAAGAGCCTTATGTTTAGGAACGATGACGTCCCTGCAATGATTGCATGCTTTAAGAAGGCGATTAACCCTCAAGATGGATCTCTCGGACTTCCGTTTGAGAGATACGGTGAGTTGCTCAGAATAGTCAAAAGCATCGGCGAGGCGTTCCCCGACATCCACGATGGAAGCCTGAAAGACTTCACGCAATACATGAAGGAAGCCATAAGAAGAAATCCTGACAAGGCCATGGCATCGGTATGCAGCAATCCCTTTGATTGGCAGGACAGAAGATTCGCGTCACCTCCCATTCCAGGCTTGGAGCCTTTGGAGGAGATAGACGAGCTTCGAGACTTCGCAATGAAATTATCTTTGGAGGACACGGTTGACTCCCTTAACCGATCTCTGAGAGACGATCCAGATAGCTTTACGATGCAATACTATTCTGTTCTTGAAAAAGAGCGCATTGACATAGAAAGGATGGCGATTGTCCTAGCTGGAGTGGAGGAAGCCGCGCTCGCATCAGCCATGCCTTCAATGAGACCGGAAAGCTTACGCAAACTGCATGAGGTGTTTAACGCGAATGGAATGGCGGGCGCCTTTGCCTCAAGAACCCTTTCAGAAGGCAGCTGTAAAAGACTCTCTCGCTGGGCCAAAAAACTAGCAGAATTAACGAAAATAGAATCATCGGAAGAATACGCTGTCCGCAAGTATCTTGGATATCTAAAAAACGATCTCTACGACCTTGCTGAAAGCATGCATTCTGGCACCGATTGA
- a CDS encoding DUF3887 domain-containing protein, with protein MKKRLGVLVTMAALACALCLIGCSSSGSGSDVQEGLPDWANETQLTEQTRELIDLYTARDFDAVAEKCEPLGLSAEDFAQNGDPILDQLGAFKDFGDVAYLNGKAKDGTPYATVVQIANYENGPAQYTISFNEDDSISGFYIK; from the coding sequence ATGAAAAAGCGTTTAGGAGTACTGGTAACGATGGCGGCTTTGGCGTGCGCCCTTTGCCTGATAGGTTGCTCATCGAGTGGATCAGGCTCGGATGTGCAGGAGGGCTTACCTGACTGGGCGAACGAAACCCAGCTCACTGAGCAAACGCGCGAGCTGATAGACCTGTACACCGCGCGCGACTTCGATGCCGTCGCAGAGAAATGCGAGCCCCTTGGGCTTTCAGCCGAAGATTTCGCTCAAAACGGCGATCCGATCCTCGATCAACTCGGTGCGTTCAAAGATTTCGGCGATGTGGCGTATCTCAACGGCAAAGCCAAAGACGGAACCCCCTACGCCACCGTCGTGCAAATCGCTAACTACGAGAACGGGCCAGCGCAATACACGATCAGCTTCAACGAAGATGATTCGATTTCAGGGTTCTACATCAAGTAA
- a CDS encoding YhfC family glutamic-type intramembrane protease, producing the protein MGTLAAIGNILICFGIPLGALAYYLARDKRCAIAFGLGVIGFLVSQVLIRLPLLSMLGQTAWFTVFAATQPLVYALALAASAGLFEETARFLLLRTQRKAPFDLKIPLAYGLGHGGLEAALIGLNSVALLALPDQLAMAGPAIILAGIERIGAIMVQVALSVIVYVAVKRRSVVPFLAALFFHTLVDLGALSASMPSVSPWAFEAVFLLVAILFLLVTVRWAQSRRTDV; encoded by the coding sequence ATGGGAACGCTTGCCGCGATCGGCAACATACTCATCTGCTTTGGAATTCCGCTGGGGGCTCTTGCGTACTATCTCGCGCGCGACAAGCGCTGCGCGATCGCTTTCGGCCTTGGCGTGATCGGTTTTCTCGTATCCCAGGTGCTTATTCGCCTGCCCTTGCTTTCGATGCTCGGCCAAACTGCATGGTTTACCGTCTTCGCCGCAACCCAACCGCTCGTATACGCGCTCGCCCTTGCGGCGTCGGCGGGCTTGTTTGAGGAAACGGCCCGTTTTCTGTTGCTGCGCACTCAACGCAAGGCACCGTTCGATTTGAAGATCCCTCTCGCATACGGTCTGGGCCACGGCGGGCTCGAAGCTGCGCTCATCGGACTCAACAGCGTTGCGCTGCTGGCGCTTCCCGACCAACTCGCGATGGCCGGTCCCGCCATCATCCTTGCCGGTATCGAGCGCATCGGTGCCATCATGGTACAAGTCGCACTTTCTGTTATCGTTTACGTTGCCGTAAAACGTCGCTCTGTCGTACCGTTTTTGGCTGCGCTGTTTTTCCATACGCTCGTTGACCTCGGTGCACTGTCCGCTTCGATGCCAAGTGTATCTCCCTGGGCATTCGAAGCGGTATTTCTGCTCGTAGCGATACTGTTTCTGCTGGTTACTGTTCGATGGGCACAATCAAGGAGGACTGATGTATGA
- a CDS encoding lactonase family protein — protein sequence MGEQNEYRLYVGSYPPSEGECGIYLLALDKARRSCSIVQANAETANPSYLVSAGDVLYAANEQSECAQVSMFATQGDGPIVLRDTYRTHGAGTCQIALDPRMPYVYGANYESGSIVGCHILSDGLFGSGMDSVQQSGHGPNSERQEGPHVHMVGFAPDAPALISVNLGTDALMSYAVGEHGLEPAACAEVLHVSAGEGPRMVAHHPTLPFTALITELGNHLIMYRRHGASLSSWEQLDSYRLVSDEFGGEALAAHVLFSPDGRYLYASVRGPNQIVVFSVDKSGALVKLSEVSSGGSWPRHMELSPDGTLLAVANERSCEVVVFEVDKANGLLAGEVARCAIANPTCAVWRK from the coding sequence ATGGGCGAGCAAAACGAGTACCGGCTCTATGTTGGTTCGTACCCCCCGAGCGAAGGCGAGTGCGGAATCTACTTGCTCGCGCTCGACAAAGCCCGTCGTTCGTGTTCGATCGTGCAAGCGAATGCAGAAACGGCGAATCCTTCGTATCTGGTATCGGCCGGCGACGTTCTCTATGCGGCTAACGAGCAATCGGAATGCGCGCAGGTATCGATGTTCGCCACGCAGGGCGACGGGCCGATTGTTCTGCGCGACACGTATCGCACGCACGGCGCGGGAACCTGTCAGATCGCGCTCGATCCGCGCATGCCGTACGTGTACGGAGCGAATTACGAGAGCGGATCGATCGTGGGATGCCATATCCTTTCCGACGGCCTGTTCGGAAGCGGTATGGATTCGGTTCAGCAAAGCGGCCATGGTCCCAACTCCGAGCGGCAGGAAGGCCCCCATGTGCACATGGTCGGATTCGCCCCCGACGCCCCCGCATTGATCTCGGTCAACCTCGGCACCGACGCGCTCATGTCCTATGCCGTCGGCGAACACGGGCTCGAGCCAGCTGCTTGTGCGGAAGTGCTGCACGTTTCTGCCGGGGAAGGCCCCCGGATGGTTGCCCATCACCCCACGCTTCCCTTTACGGCGCTCATCACCGAACTCGGCAATCACCTCATCATGTACCGGCGCCATGGCGCGAGCCTTTCGAGCTGGGAGCAGCTCGATTCCTATCGACTCGTTTCTGACGAATTCGGGGGAGAGGCGCTTGCGGCCCATGTTCTGTTCTCGCCTGATGGCCGCTACCTGTATGCATCGGTGCGCGGTCCCAACCAAATCGTCGTGTTCTCGGTTGACAAATCAGGCGCACTCGTCAAGCTCTCGGAGGTATCTTCGGGAGGCTCGTGGCCCCGTCATATGGAGCTTTCGCCCGATGGCACCTTACTTGCCGTCGCCAACGAGCGCAGCTGCGAAGTCGTGGTGTTCGAGGTCGACAAGGCGAACGGTTTGCTTGCAGGCGAAGTCGCCCGATGCGCGATCGCCAACCCAACCTGTGCTGTTTGGCGAAAATAG
- a CDS encoding putative ABC transporter permease — protein MEAGMTTPSRTAHSTVEGILPLFWLFVIGSVAGLAIETVYHAIAFGGYEDRAGLVCGPFSPIYGTGAVMLTIVANCLTHANSLAVFGMSALVGSAVEFATSWLMEVLFGAIAWDYSGTFGNIDGRVNLAFALMWGTLGLAWTRIVMPLMSRTSQRIDWRSTAVRALSIASAVFMVLNIALTVQALARESARMDHVPPATPIDHFLDQQFPSTWMQNRFENMSIYGSTLRERM, from the coding sequence ATGGAAGCCGGCATGACCACGCCATCCCGTACCGCACATTCAACCGTCGAGGGAATCCTGCCCTTATTCTGGCTTTTCGTGATCGGCTCGGTTGCTGGCCTTGCAATCGAAACCGTATACCACGCGATCGCGTTTGGCGGATACGAGGATCGGGCGGGGCTGGTCTGTGGGCCGTTTTCCCCTATCTACGGCACTGGCGCGGTCATGCTCACCATTGTGGCGAACTGCCTCACCCATGCGAACTCCCTCGCTGTGTTCGGCATGTCCGCCCTTGTAGGCTCAGCAGTCGAGTTCGCAACGAGCTGGCTTATGGAGGTGCTCTTCGGCGCTATCGCTTGGGATTACAGCGGCACCTTCGGCAATATCGATGGACGAGTAAATCTGGCATTTGCGCTCATGTGGGGCACACTCGGCCTTGCGTGGACGCGCATCGTCATGCCGCTTATGAGTCGCACGTCGCAACGCATCGACTGGCGCAGCACGGCGGTTCGAGCCCTGAGCATTGCGAGCGCGGTGTTCATGGTGCTCAACATCGCTCTCACGGTGCAGGCTTTGGCGCGCGAAAGCGCCCGCATGGATCACGTGCCCCCCGCAACGCCGATCGACCATTTTCTCGACCAGCAGTTCCCCTCAACCTGGATGCAGAATAGGTTCGAGAACATGAGCATATACGGCTCGACGCTGCGCGAACGCATGTGA
- the rarD gene encoding EamA family transporter RarD, whose translation MLWALTICGRRMGGVEQEQQKTDRTGFLEALFCHIIWGLMPIYWKLLSGIPAFQVLAWRMVWAAVFILALCVLVKRVRFLYLARDPRAVKTFLSSGIIVSLNWGIYVWAVNSGHVLETSIGYYLCPLANIFCGIVVFKERLTTGQKIATALAAAGVVFFIVAHGGAIWISFALAISFAVYGTVKKRGGYEALPGMAFESLLTGVIGIAILAIGFAFPALWQFTPPMPSPMAVTDQTLLAALLVGAGVLTAIPLLLFSAAANRVSMTILGFMQYIGPTLALISAVFLFGEAFTFAHAVCFALVWAGIAIVSIEPFVRRARRSARRSA comes from the coding sequence ATGCTATGGGCTTTAACGATCTGCGGAAGACGGATGGGCGGCGTGGAGCAAGAGCAGCAGAAAACAGATAGGACGGGCTTTCTCGAAGCTCTGTTCTGCCATATCATCTGGGGTCTTATGCCCATCTACTGGAAGCTCCTTTCGGGCATCCCTGCGTTTCAGGTGCTCGCGTGGCGCATGGTGTGGGCGGCGGTGTTCATCCTCGCGCTGTGTGTGCTGGTGAAACGCGTTCGGTTCTTGTACCTTGCGCGAGATCCGCGGGCGGTCAAGACGTTTCTTTCTTCGGGCATCATCGTTTCGCTCAACTGGGGCATTTACGTATGGGCGGTCAACAGCGGCCATGTGCTCGAGACGAGCATCGGCTATTATCTGTGTCCCCTCGCGAACATATTCTGCGGCATCGTCGTATTCAAGGAGCGGCTGACGACCGGACAGAAGATCGCCACGGCGCTCGCAGCGGCGGGCGTGGTGTTCTTCATCGTAGCGCACGGCGGCGCTATTTGGATTTCGTTCGCACTTGCGATTTCGTTTGCCGTGTACGGCACGGTGAAGAAGCGCGGCGGCTACGAAGCGCTTCCCGGTATGGCGTTCGAATCGCTGCTTACAGGCGTAATCGGCATTGCGATCCTTGCGATCGGTTTCGCTTTTCCCGCGTTGTGGCAGTTCACGCCTCCCATGCCCTCGCCGATGGCCGTGACCGATCAAACCCTGCTTGCAGCCCTGCTCGTTGGAGCGGGCGTTCTTACGGCCATCCCTCTTCTGCTCTTTTCAGCGGCGGCGAATCGTGTGTCGATGACCATCCTCGGGTTCATGCAGTACATCGGCCCTACGCTTGCGCTCATCTCGGCGGTGTTTTTGTTCGGCGAAGCCTTCACGTTTGCCCATGCGGTATGCTTCGCGCTGGTGTGGGCGGGTATCGCCATCGTGAGCATCGAACCGTTCGTGCGGCGGGCGAGGCGCAGTGCTCGCCGTTCCGCCTGA
- a CDS encoding aldo/keto reductase, translating into MEKRVLGRTGIEVGVVGIGGEGFENKPYDACEALIDRAIAGGANFIDIYNSNPDVRTNVGRALVRYPRESFVVEGHIGSAWKDGQYYRTRDIEVCRSSFEDFLSRMQLGFVDIGMIHYVDEPADFDAVFGGPVLAYAQELKESGIIGCIGMSTHNTEMALRAVGTGLIDVMLFSINPAYDMLPATEDVNSFFAEGTYDRDLTGIDPQREELYRRCETEGVALTVMKALGAGMLLDGERSPFGQAMTPVQCIHYCLTRPAVASVPVGLSTLEEMDAALTYAKATDAERDYSAIIAGGPRTSIEGSCMYCGHCAPCTSGIDIAQVNKFVDLALPQEVVPDTLRDHYALLDHTASECIECGACESNCPFGVSIVEKMHTAVDLFEKASA; encoded by the coding sequence ATGGAAAAACGAGTTTTAGGACGGACCGGCATCGAGGTAGGCGTAGTCGGCATCGGCGGAGAGGGTTTCGAGAACAAGCCCTACGATGCCTGCGAAGCGTTGATCGACCGTGCAATCGCGGGTGGCGCGAACTTCATCGACATCTACAATTCCAATCCTGATGTACGCACGAACGTGGGCAGAGCACTTGTGCGCTATCCGCGGGAGAGTTTCGTCGTCGAGGGCCATATCGGTTCGGCGTGGAAAGACGGCCAGTACTACCGGACGCGCGATATCGAGGTATGCCGCTCTTCGTTCGAGGATTTTCTTTCTCGCATGCAACTCGGATTTGTGGATATCGGCATGATCCACTACGTCGACGAGCCGGCTGATTTCGATGCGGTGTTCGGCGGGCCTGTGCTCGCTTACGCACAGGAGCTGAAAGAGAGCGGGATCATCGGCTGCATCGGCATGTCCACGCATAACACCGAAATGGCGCTACGCGCGGTCGGCACAGGACTCATCGATGTGATGCTTTTCAGTATAAACCCCGCCTACGACATGCTGCCCGCCACCGAGGACGTGAACTCGTTTTTCGCCGAAGGTACCTACGATCGCGACCTCACCGGCATCGATCCCCAGCGCGAGGAACTTTACCGCCGGTGCGAAACCGAAGGAGTGGCGCTCACCGTGATGAAGGCGCTCGGTGCGGGCATGCTGCTCGACGGCGAACGTTCGCCGTTCGGTCAAGCAATGACGCCGGTGCAGTGCATCCATTACTGCCTCACGCGCCCCGCTGTTGCGTCGGTTCCCGTCGGGCTGTCAACGCTTGAGGAGATGGATGCGGCGCTCACGTACGCAAAGGCGACCGATGCAGAGCGCGATTACAGCGCAATCATCGCAGGCGGCCCTCGCACTTCCATCGAGGGAAGCTGCATGTACTGCGGACACTGCGCGCCGTGCACGAGCGGCATCGACATCGCCCAGGTCAACAAGTTTGTCGATCTGGCGCTTCCGCAAGAAGTGGTTCCCGATACGCTGCGCGATCATTATGCGCTGCTCGACCATACGGCAAGCGAATGCATCGAGTGCGGGGCTTGCGAGAGCAACTGCCCGTTCGGCGTGAGCATCGTCGAGAAAATGCATACGGCGGTCGACTTGTTCGAAAAGGCTTCCGCATGA